Proteins co-encoded in one Halorussus vallis genomic window:
- a CDS encoding SPFH domain-containing protein, translating to MDSPFYLLGRLTSGFDLSKVVAGAVLVGILLFALPQLDPIAVVGVLVVALALAVLASAVEIVGPYEKRALTVFGEYRELLGPGLNVVVPLVSQTHTFDMRTQVLNVPEQEAITRDNSPVVADAVVFIRVMDAEKAYLEVENYKRAVSNLAQTSLRAVIGDMDLDATLSRQDEINARISEELDEATDKWGVRVEAVEVQKVMPTPTVVDAMEQQTSAERRRRAMILEAQGERRSAVETAQGDKQSNVIRAQGEKQAQVLEAQGDAVSTVLRAKSAESMGERAVVDKGMETLASIGQGESTTFVLPQELSSLVGRYGKHLTGSDVQTDGETLESLKFDAETQELLGLDDLDELLAGMDDGGIVADGEEELDVEREELRDAETE from the coding sequence ATGGACAGTCCCTTCTACCTCCTGGGACGGCTCACCTCCGGCTTCGACCTCTCGAAGGTCGTCGCCGGCGCCGTCTTGGTCGGTATCCTCCTCTTCGCCCTCCCGCAACTCGACCCCATCGCGGTGGTCGGCGTGCTCGTCGTCGCACTCGCGCTGGCGGTGCTCGCCAGCGCCGTCGAGATCGTCGGTCCCTACGAGAAGCGCGCGCTGACGGTGTTCGGCGAGTACAGGGAACTGCTCGGGCCGGGGCTGAACGTCGTGGTCCCGCTGGTCAGCCAGACTCACACCTTCGACATGCGGACTCAGGTGCTCAACGTGCCCGAACAGGAGGCCATCACGCGCGACAACTCGCCGGTCGTCGCCGACGCGGTGGTGTTCATCCGCGTGATGGACGCCGAGAAGGCGTACCTCGAGGTCGAAAACTACAAGCGCGCCGTCTCGAACCTCGCCCAGACCAGTCTCCGGGCGGTGATAGGCGACATGGACCTCGACGCGACGCTCTCCCGCCAGGACGAGATCAACGCCCGCATCAGCGAGGAACTCGACGAAGCCACCGACAAGTGGGGCGTCAGGGTCGAGGCCGTCGAGGTCCAGAAGGTGATGCCCACGCCGACCGTCGTGGACGCGATGGAGCAACAGACCTCCGCCGAGCGCCGCCGCCGCGCGATGATTCTGGAAGCGCAGGGCGAGCGCCGGAGCGCCGTCGAAACCGCCCAGGGTGACAAGCAGTCGAACGTGATTCGCGCCCAGGGCGAGAAGCAGGCACAGGTGCTCGAGGCGCAGGGCGACGCCGTCTCGACGGTCTTGCGGGCCAAATCCGCCGAGTCGATGGGCGAGCGCGCCGTCGTCGACAAGGGGATGGAGACCCTGGCGTCCATCGGCCAGGGCGAATCCACGACGTTCGTCCTGCCCCAGGAACTGTCCTCGCTGGTCGGCCGCTACGGCAAGCACCTCACCGGTAGCGACGTGCAGACCGACGGGGAGACGCTGGAGAGCCTGAAGTTCGACGCCGAAACCCAGGAGCTACTCGGACTGGACGACCTCGACGAGCTGCTCGCGGGCATGGACGACGGCGGGATTGTGGCCGACGGCGAGGAGGAACTCGACGTGGAGCGCGAGGAACTGCGGGACGCCGAGACGGAGTGA
- a CDS encoding VOC family protein, whose protein sequence is MESPLRNRIGNVFVPVSDMERSVEWYSELFGLPAEDTAHEGTIYDVEMAGETGLVLDANRPVENSSQPLYFFWTDDAEATRDFLVDLDVPVVMGPEDVGSVTFVTFEDPDGNQLMACQKNDRNPPHS, encoded by the coding sequence ATGGAAAGTCCACTTCGGAATCGAATCGGAAACGTGTTCGTCCCCGTGTCGGACATGGAGCGCTCGGTCGAGTGGTACAGCGAACTGTTCGGCCTGCCCGCGGAGGACACCGCTCACGAGGGGACCATCTACGACGTCGAGATGGCGGGCGAGACGGGGCTGGTTCTCGACGCCAACCGACCGGTCGAGAACTCCTCGCAGCCGCTGTATTTCTTCTGGACCGACGACGCAGAAGCGACGCGGGACTTTCTCGTAGACCTCGACGTCCCGGTCGTCATGGGGCCCGAAGACGTCGGGAGCGTCACCTTCGTCACCTTCGAGGACCCGGACGGGAATCAACTGATGGCGTGCCAGAAGAACGACCGAAACCCGCCTCACTCGTAG
- the uvrB gene encoding excinuclease ABC subunit UvrB, translating into MSDADSGPLSPDQPDAESDFRVDAPFDPAGDQPEAIEQLAEGFRSGMDKQTLLGVTGSGKTNTVSWVVEEIEMPTLVIAHNKTLAAQLYEEFRNLFPDNAVEYFVSYYDYYQPEAYVEQTDKYIEKDASINDEIDRLRHSATRSLLTRDDVIVVASVSAIYGLGDPRNYEEMSLRLEVGDDIGRDELLARLVDLNYERNDVDFTQGTFRVRGDTVEIFPMYGRYAVRVELWGEEVDRMMKVDPLEGEVVSQEPAVLVHPAEHYSIPEKTMEDAIAEIKDDLDDRIRYFERNNDLVAAQRIEERTTFDLEMMREAGYCSGIENYSVYLSDREVGDAPYTLLDYFPDDFLTVIDESHQTVPQIKGQFAGDKSRKDSLVENGFRLPTAYDNRPLTFEEFEEKTDRTLYVSATPADYEQEQSEQIVEQIVRPTHLVDPKVEVTDAQGQIDDLMDRISKRTENDERVLVTTLTKRMAEDLTEYLEEAGVAVEYMHDETDTLERHELVRGLRLGEFDVLVGINLLREGLDIPEVSLVAILDADQQGFLRSETSLVQTMGRAARNVNGEVVLYADQMTDAMEAAIDETQRRRKIQQQFNEEHGFEATTIEKEVSDANLPGSKTDTSGVTDGEPETDDEAARRIEDLEDRMNEAASNLEFELAADIRDRIRELREEFDVDVEVEGGVPEPKGEF; encoded by the coding sequence ATGAGCGACGCCGACTCCGGTCCCCTCTCGCCCGACCAACCCGACGCCGAAAGCGACTTCCGGGTCGACGCGCCCTTCGACCCCGCGGGCGACCAGCCCGAGGCCATCGAGCAGTTGGCCGAAGGGTTCCGGTCTGGAATGGACAAACAGACCCTGCTGGGCGTGACGGGGTCGGGCAAGACCAACACCGTCTCGTGGGTGGTCGAGGAGATAGAGATGCCCACGCTGGTCATCGCCCACAACAAGACCCTCGCCGCCCAATTGTACGAGGAGTTCCGCAACCTCTTTCCGGACAACGCCGTCGAGTACTTCGTCTCCTACTACGACTACTACCAACCGGAGGCGTACGTCGAGCAGACGGACAAGTACATCGAGAAGGACGCGTCCATCAACGACGAGATCGACCGCCTGCGCCACTCCGCGACCCGGTCGCTGCTCACCCGCGACGACGTCATCGTGGTCGCGTCGGTTTCCGCGATCTACGGCCTCGGTGACCCGCGGAACTACGAGGAGATGAGCCTCCGCCTGGAGGTCGGCGACGACATCGGCCGGGACGAACTGCTCGCCCGACTGGTGGACCTCAACTACGAGCGCAACGACGTCGACTTCACGCAGGGTACCTTCCGCGTGCGGGGCGACACGGTCGAAATCTTCCCGATGTACGGCCGGTACGCGGTACGGGTCGAACTGTGGGGCGAGGAGGTCGACCGCATGATGAAGGTCGACCCCCTGGAGGGCGAAGTCGTCTCCCAGGAACCCGCGGTGCTGGTCCACCCGGCGGAGCACTACTCCATCCCCGAGAAGACCATGGAGGACGCCATCGCCGAGATCAAGGACGACCTCGACGACCGCATCCGATACTTCGAGCGGAACAACGACCTCGTGGCGGCCCAGCGCATCGAGGAGCGGACCACCTTCGACCTAGAGATGATGCGCGAGGCCGGCTACTGTTCGGGCATCGAGAACTACTCGGTGTACCTCTCCGACAGGGAGGTCGGCGACGCGCCGTACACCCTGCTCGACTACTTCCCCGACGACTTCCTCACGGTCATCGACGAGTCCCACCAGACCGTCCCGCAGATCAAGGGCCAGTTCGCGGGCGACAAGTCCCGCAAGGACAGCCTGGTCGAGAACGGCTTCCGACTCCCCACGGCGTACGACAACCGCCCGCTCACCTTCGAGGAGTTCGAGGAGAAGACCGACCGGACGCTGTACGTCTCGGCGACCCCCGCCGACTACGAGCAGGAACAGAGCGAGCAGATCGTCGAGCAAATCGTTCGGCCGACCCACCTCGTCGACCCGAAGGTCGAGGTCACCGACGCGCAGGGCCAGATCGACGACCTGATGGACCGCATCAGCAAGCGAACCGAGAACGACGAGCGCGTGCTCGTGACGACGCTCACCAAGCGCATGGCCGAGGACCTCACCGAGTACCTCGAGGAGGCCGGCGTCGCGGTCGAGTACATGCACGACGAGACCGACACCCTCGAACGCCACGAACTCGTCCGGGGCCTGCGCCTGGGCGAGTTCGACGTGCTGGTGGGCATCAACCTCCTCCGGGAGGGTCTGGACATCCCCGAAGTGTCGCTCGTGGCCATCCTCGACGCCGACCAGCAGGGCTTCCTGCGCTCGGAAACCTCGCTGGTCCAGACGATGGGCCGGGCCGCCCGGAACGTCAACGGCGAGGTGGTGCTGTACGCCGACCAGATGACCGACGCGATGGAGGCCGCCATCGACGAAACCCAGCGCCGCCGGAAGATTCAACAGCAGTTCAACGAGGAGCACGGCTTCGAAGCCACGACCATCGAGAAGGAGGTTTCGGACGCCAACCTGCCGGGGTCCAAGACCGACACCTCCGGCGTGACCGACGGCGAACCCGAAACCGACGACGAGGCCGCCCGGCGCATCGAGGACCTAGAAGACCGGATGAACGAGGCCGCGAGCAACCTGGAGTTCGAACTGGCCGCCGACATCCGCGACCGCATCCGGGAACTCCGCGAGGAGTTCGACGTGGACGTGGAGGTCGAAGGCGGCGTACCGGAGCCGAAAGGCGAGTTCTGA
- a CDS encoding C2H2-type zinc finger protein, with the protein MPHKRHHRCNLCGKDFDSGDDLEAHVERRHPKRDVHWWVVAEDPNDLSFE; encoded by the coding sequence ATGCCTCACAAGCGCCACCACCGATGCAACCTCTGCGGGAAGGACTTCGACAGCGGGGACGACCTCGAAGCCCACGTCGAGCGCAGACACCCCAAGCGGGATGTCCACTGGTGGGTCGTCGCCGAGGATCCCAACGACCTGTCGTTCGAGTAA
- a CDS encoding rubrerythrin family protein: protein MNAEDFLDAVRDDNETALSRLGSSKSLYAATGGEMDPEDVFRAAADSEYAAAETFEEWADSEDDDTAREVFAETADEERDHYEKVVGKLGEDHEPSEVPALHEYLRGVEDTQGRVGGLLGRILASDQSKSQMVGFFVGQADPQTAQLFRDLGDDLDGQLERATDLLEEVCESDDDYERAKEAAGGAIQAAYEEYTESLESMGVNPKPVC, encoded by the coding sequence ATGAACGCAGAGGACTTCCTCGACGCGGTCCGCGACGACAACGAAACCGCCCTCTCACGACTCGGCTCCTCGAAGTCGCTGTACGCCGCGACCGGCGGCGAGATGGACCCCGAGGACGTGTTCCGGGCCGCCGCCGACTCGGAGTACGCCGCCGCCGAGACGTTCGAGGAGTGGGCCGACTCGGAGGACGACGACACCGCGCGCGAGGTCTTCGCCGAGACTGCCGACGAGGAGCGCGACCACTACGAGAAGGTCGTCGGAAAACTCGGCGAGGACCACGAACCGAGCGAGGTGCCGGCGCTCCACGAGTACCTCCGGGGCGTCGAGGACACCCAGGGCCGAGTCGGCGGCCTGCTCGGGCGCATCCTCGCCAGCGACCAGTCGAAGTCCCAGATGGTCGGCTTCTTCGTCGGGCAGGCCGACCCGCAGACCGCTCAACTGTTCCGCGACTTGGGCGACGATCTCGACGGCCAGTTAGAGCGCGCGACCGACCTGCTGGAGGAGGTCTGCGAGAGCGACGACGACTACGAGCGCGCGAAGGAGGCGGCCGGCGGCGCGATTCAGGCGGCCTACGAGGAGTACACCGAGTCACTGGAGTCGATGGGCGTGAATCCGAAGCCGGTCTGCTAG
- a CDS encoding sulfurtransferase, whose amino-acid sequence MSDTEYANDVLVTADWVEDHLEEFQSDDPEYRLVEVDVDTEAYEESHAPGAIGFNWETQLQDQTQRDILEKGDFEDLLGGHGITEDSTVVLYGDNSNWFAAYAYWQFKYYGHDDVRLLDGGRDYWLENDYPTTDEVPEFSEQSYDAGGPRESIRAYRDDVEKAIDRGVPLVDVRSPEEFSGEVLAPPGLQETAQRGGHIPGAKNISWAAVTNDDGTFKDRDELQELYADEDIDGEGTTVAYCRIGERSSVAWFALHELLGYDDTVNYDGSWTEWGNLVDAPIEKGSN is encoded by the coding sequence ATGAGCGACACCGAGTACGCAAACGACGTTCTCGTCACGGCCGACTGGGTGGAAGACCACCTGGAGGAGTTCCAGAGCGACGACCCCGAGTACCGACTCGTCGAGGTCGACGTCGACACCGAGGCCTACGAGGAGAGTCACGCCCCCGGCGCCATCGGCTTCAACTGGGAGACGCAACTGCAGGACCAGACCCAGCGCGACATCCTCGAGAAGGGAGACTTCGAGGACCTGCTGGGCGGCCACGGCATCACCGAGGACTCGACGGTCGTCCTCTACGGCGACAACTCCAACTGGTTCGCCGCCTACGCCTACTGGCAGTTCAAGTACTACGGCCACGACGACGTCCGCCTGCTCGACGGCGGCCGCGACTACTGGCTGGAGAACGACTACCCGACCACCGACGAGGTGCCGGAGTTCTCCGAGCAGTCCTACGACGCCGGCGGCCCGCGCGAGTCCATCCGCGCGTACCGCGACGACGTCGAGAAGGCCATCGACCGCGGCGTCCCCCTCGTGGACGTTCGCTCGCCCGAGGAGTTCTCCGGCGAAGTGCTCGCCCCACCAGGACTCCAGGAGACCGCCCAGCGCGGCGGCCACATCCCGGGCGCGAAGAACATCTCGTGGGCCGCGGTGACCAACGACGATGGGACGTTCAAGGACCGCGACGAACTCCAGGAACTCTACGCCGACGAGGACATCGACGGCGAGGGCACGACGGTCGCGTACTGCCGCATCGGCGAGCGCTCGTCGGTCGCCTGGTTCGCGCTCCACGAACTGCTGGGCTACGACGACACCGTCAACTACGACGGGTCGTGGACCGAGTGGGGCAACCTCGTCGACGCGCCCATCGAGAAGGGCAGCAACTGA
- a CDS encoding sulfurtransferase — protein MQENVVVSADWLADRLGEVAVVDVRDAWEYEGIGHVPTAVNVPFDTFRSAEESDEGMLPGAERWAELLGDAGIENDDTIVAYDDTHGVFAARFLVTAELYGHEDLRLLDGDFSSWTREHETTTDVPDPEPTAYEVREPAASPLVDREAVEVAVDAPDDDTVIVDTRTPEEFAAGHVPGAVNLDWKELVDDDSRGLKPREELEAILSDRGITPDRRVLLYCNTARRISHTYVVLSFLGYDDLAFYEGSLTEWEAVGGPIETGS, from the coding sequence ATGCAGGAGAACGTCGTAGTGAGCGCCGACTGGCTCGCCGACCGCCTCGGCGAGGTGGCCGTCGTGGACGTGCGCGACGCCTGGGAGTACGAGGGCATCGGCCACGTGCCGACCGCGGTCAACGTCCCTTTCGACACCTTCCGGAGCGCCGAGGAGAGCGACGAAGGGATGTTGCCGGGCGCCGAGCGGTGGGCCGAACTGCTCGGCGACGCGGGTATCGAGAACGACGACACTATCGTCGCCTACGACGACACCCACGGCGTGTTCGCGGCGCGGTTCCTCGTCACGGCCGAACTGTACGGCCACGAAGACCTCCGCCTGCTCGACGGCGACTTTAGTTCGTGGACCCGCGAGCACGAGACGACCACCGACGTCCCGGACCCCGAACCGACCGCCTACGAGGTCCGTGAACCCGCCGCCTCGCCGCTGGTCGACCGCGAGGCGGTCGAAGTGGCGGTGGACGCGCCCGACGACGACACGGTCATCGTCGACACCCGCACCCCCGAGGAGTTCGCGGCGGGCCACGTCCCCGGCGCGGTCAACCTCGACTGGAAGGAACTCGTCGACGACGACTCTCGCGGATTGAAACCTCGGGAGGAACTCGAAGCGATACTGTCCGACCGGGGTATCACGCCCGACCGCCGCGTGCTGCTCTACTGCAACACCGCTCGACGAATCAGCCACACCTACGTCGTCCTCTCGTTCCTGGGGTACGACGACCTCGCGTTCTACGAGGGAAGCCTGACCGAGTGGGAGGCCGTCGGCGGTCCCATCGAGACGGGGTCGTAA